A single genomic interval of Arachis duranensis cultivar V14167 chromosome 7, aradu.V14167.gnm2.J7QH, whole genome shotgun sequence harbors:
- the LOC107459089 gene encoding uncharacterized protein LOC107459089 — MDDRVVLKIFCYGQILLQTYEGVQFVCENSLDVVIPFTLSFEELKGVICEKIDSQRSRRVSCILYRYPLSVFGGFVQFQTKYVTDEASMHEIFSMYMENHHRISCIELYVEFEQSEVDCNIELEDYNSESEDEFESNYEMVGPGEDEDEAGSAMNADVVEVANALANPHPFQEPSFMRSLDLEAMRALEFPQYINAVLPVVADGEFTVGMKFSSREAVIKAMKDYTIRRGVDYRVYESEPTTFYAECTEYGNGCNWLIRVTKMQNKYCWEIRRYNGSHTCTRSTISQDHSKMDSKTVTEAIKLLVEVDPSIKVKSFIAEVQSKFNYTISYRKAWLAKQQAVESIFRGWEASYEALPIWFEVMYHKEPSAVVHFETMPAYQGDDLVPDIRVLHRVFWSYYSCIRAFRHCKLVVQVDGTHLYGKYKGCLLVAVSQDGNNNIVPTAFAIVEGETSDAWSAIERSNGAWSPPRAFHMFCIRHIKSNFLRKFKAPYLQKLTVNIGKFKYNEL; from the exons ATGGATGATAGAGTtgtgttgaaaattttttgttacggGCAGATTTTGTTGCAAACATATGAAGGAGTTCAATTTGTGTGTGAAAATTCATTAGATGTTGTTATTCCGTTCACATTGTCATTTGAGGAATTGAAAGgtgtgatttgtgagaagatagaTTCTCAAAGATCTAGGAGAGTATCGTGTATTTTGTACAGGTATCCTTTATCTGTGTTTGGTGGGTTTGTTCAATTTCAGACCAAGTATGTGACGGATGAAGCGAGTATGCATGaaatattttcaatgtatatggAAAATCACCACCGAATATCGTGCATCgagttgtatgttgagtttgagCAATCTGAAGTGGACTGTAACATTGAATTGGAAGATTATAATAGTGAAAGCGAGGATGAATTTGAAAGTAATTATGAGATGGTTGGTCCAGGTGAAGACGAAGATGAAGCTGGCAGCGCCATGAACGCAGATGTGGTGGAAGTTGCAAATGCACTAGCAAACCCGCATCCGTTTCAGGAGCCTTCTTTCATGCGGTCGTTGGATTTGGAGGCTATGCGCGCACTGGAGTTTCCGCAATATATAAATGCAG TGCTTCCTGTTGTGGCGGATGGTGAGTTCACAGTGGGGATGAAATTTAGTTCAAGGGAGGCAGTAATCAAGGCAATGAAAGATTATACCATCCGGAGAGGTGTAGACTATCGGGTATATGAGTCGGAACCGACGACATTCTATGCCGAATGTACAGAATATGGCAATGGTTGTAACTGGTTGATCAGGGTTACCAAAATGCAAAACAAGTACTGTTGGGAGATAAGGAGGTACAATGGAAGTCACACTTGTACTAGGTCTACTATTTCTCAAGACCATTCAAAGATGGATTCTAAGACAGTTACAGAAGCAATTAAGCTGTTGGTAGAGGTTGACCCGTCTATAAAGGTGAAATCATTCATTGCTGAAGTCCAGTCAAAGTTTAACTACACCATCAGTTATCGCAAGGCTTGGTTAGCAAAGCAGCAGGCGGTGGAATCAATTTTCAGAGGTTGGGAAGCATCGTATGAAGCTTTGCCCATATGGTTTGAGGTCATGTATCACAAGGAGCCATCAGCAGTGGTTCACTTTGAAACAATGCCTGCTTACCAGGGGGATGATTTGGTTCCTGATATACGTGTACTGCATAGAGTCTTCTGGAGTTATTACTCTTGTATAAGGGCCTTCAGACACTGCAAGCTAGTAGTGCAGGTGGACGGGACTCATTTGTATGGAAAATACAAGGGTTGTTTATTGGTTGCAGTCTCACAAGATGGTAATAACAACATCGTGCCTACTGCATTCGCCATAGTAGAGGGAGAGACTTCTGATGCATG GTCAGCTATTGAGAGAAGTAATGGGGCTTGGTCTCCTCCTAGAGCATTCCATATGTTTTGTATCCGGCATATTAAGTCCAACTTCTTGAGGAAGTTTAAGGCACCTTACTTGCAGAAGCTCACCGTCAACATTGGTAAGTTTAAATACAATGAACTTTGA